GGCGGCATGTGGTCCGTATTTGACGCTTACAGAGCACGGTCGCTTAGGTTTCTTTGGCATACTTGCACCTCCTTTTGCCCATAGAAAAAGCCCTCGCAGGAGAAATGCTCCCGTGAAGGCTACTGTTTATTAATATTCCATACTACCATTATATAACTTTCACCACGGACAAACAGTGTCATCGTATGCCAAACTGTGCCAAAGTGTGCCAATTTTTATTTAGGTACCTTCAAATGTTGTAAAGCGGATGAATGAAGTCTATGCACGGTTCTCATAGAAACATTAAGATTGACACAGATTTCTTCCCAGTTAAGAAAGTTAATGTATCGGTAGCGAAGAAGTAGCTTCTCATCCACGTTTTCCATCTGATTAATCGCTTCACGGATATCTGATTTCAGCTTTATTAATCGCTCAACCTCTTGTTGTATCTGTTGCTCCAAATCTACTATTCTTATCACATATTTTTCAAAAGGTGGATCAGTACTTTTTGTTTTACTGACTTTTTCCTCAAGAACGGGTGATGAAACACTTCGTGATAGATCTCTTAAGTTTTGTAGCTCTTCAAGGTCGGAATTAATCAATTCATTCAAACGGTAAGCCTGTTTTAAGAATTCCTTAGCTGTCATCATCGCACCGCCTCCTCTTGTAGCTGTTGAATTAATATGTCAGGGTTTAGGGATGTGAGGACATTAAACAATCCAGAATGAAAGAAGCACTCAACCTCACGTTTTGTATATAAAGCAGAATCATTGCGAGGGTGTTTTGCTAATCTTTTCAGTGCAAAACGATAATCCTTGACCGCCTGTAGAATAATGGCATTCGCCAGTTTTTCAAATGCATCTATCATACAACACCCCTCGCTTTCCCAAGATTTGCTTTGACCGCATTGATAAGATCAGATTGTGTCTTTTCCTTTCGTTTCAAGGCCCTCATCACATCTTCATCAATCGTTCCTTTAGTAATAATGTGATGGATAACCACCGTTTCATTTTGTCCTTGTCTCCAAAGTCTTGCATTGGTTTGCTGATAGAGTTCTAGACTCCAGGTAAGACCAAACCAAATAAGTGTTGAACCACCACTTTGTAAGTTAAGGCCGTGTCCTGCTGATGCAGGATGGATAACCGCCACAGAAATATCGCCGTTGTTCCAATCCTTGATATCCTTGGATGTTTTAATTTCTCTAACATTAAATCTTGCTTTAATACGCTCTAAATCGTGATTATACCAATATGCAATAAGAACAGGTTTGCCGTTTGCACCTTCGATTAAATCTTCAAGAGCATCCAGCTTGCGGTCATGGATAATATGAGTATTTTTATCATCATCATAGACAGCACCGTTTGCCATTTGCAGGAGTTTGCCAGAAAGGACTGCTGCATTCATGGCATCAATCTCCTCATTGGCAAGCTCAAGAACCATCTCTTCACGAAAGTGATCATATACGGATTGTTCTTTGTCATTCAGATACACGGGCACTTCATTGATAACGCACTCTGGCATTTTCAGAAAATCGACTGATTTCATGGAAATGGTGATATCCGAAATGAGCCGATATATGGCATCTTCAGCACCTGGCAATGGTTTATATGAAAATACGATTTGCTGATTACGTTTATCCGGTGTAAAAAAGGAATTGCGGTAGTGAGTTATGTATCTGCCGAGTCTTTTACCCATGTCGAGAATACGAAACTCTGCCCACAAATCCATTAACCCATTACTGGAGGGTGTACCCGTAAGACCCACGATCCGTTTTGCCCTCGGCCTTACTTTTAGTAAACTTTTAAATCTTTTTGCACCATAGGATTTAAAGGATGATAGCTCATCGATTACCACCATGTCATAGTCAAAAGGGATGCCACTTTTGTTTACCAACCAGTCCACATTTTCTCTATTTATAAGGTAGACACTTGCAGGTTTTCTAAGAGCCGCCAATCGCTCCTGCTCTGTTCCAATCGCTACCGAAAACTCCACCCTTTTTAAATGCTCCCACTTATTTATCTCAGCTGGCCAAGTATCCCTTGCTACCCGAAGTGGAGCAATGACCAGAACCTTTCCAATTTCAAAACTATCAAGACATAAATCAAATATAGCTGTTAGAGTAATGACGCTTTTGCCAAGACCCATTTCTAAAAACACCGCAGCGATGGGATGCTCAAGTATGAAGTTCGTTGCATAGGTCTGATATTTATGAGGATTGTATTTCACCCAGTATCCCTCCAATCTGCTTAACATCATCAATGACATAGCAGGTAAAGCCTAACTTCTGTAATTGCTTTATTCTTCTAATCTGTAACGGACGAGGTTTCTTTCCGGGAGCCTTTAATTCCACAAAAGCCATCTTCCCATATGGTAAAAGCACAAGACGGTCTGGCATTCCATCTAAACCTGGACTAACAAACTTCGCCGCAATACCTCCTATCTTTTTTACCTCAGCCACCAGTTTCTTTTCGATATATTTTTCAAGCATAAATACCTCCCATATAAAAAGGCTCGGAACAAGAAAACAACTTTGACCCAATTTTCCTATACGCGCGCGTATGCGTGTATGCACAGGCTACTATTACTTCTTTTTACTATTTATAAATAAATAGGATACTTCTTGTTCCACTTGTTCCGAACCGTTGATTTTCCTTATCATTACTAGCTTTAGGGAAAGAAAGAGTATGGGAACAAGGTAAGGTACAACTTAGCGTTGTTCCTCGACTCGGGAATAAGCTCGTTGCTTTCCGTAGACAGGAAACGTCACAACACCATTCTTGTTCCCAGTGTACTTGTTCCACTCACTGATCTTTCTCATAATGGCACCGATGGCATAGGAATCTGAAGGCTTTAGCATGGATGCCTCTTTACCGAAACACTCACACCAAATTTCCATATTACAGACAAGGGTCCTTTTTACGGTTCCAACACGGGTGCCGCCGCCAAATTCGCTACCGCCGAGAAAATTTCTACGCTCGTACAAAGACATCGTGTCCCAATCATCCGGCAAGAGCGTATCCAAGTAAGTACGAACCAGTCCTTCTCGTTCATCTGTTTCCATAGCATCTGCCTGTTCACTAGTTGCCATGGATACATCATCACCTTCAAGGTAGAGTTTTTCGCCCTTCTCATATAATACTAGTGCCTCTGCCCAAATCTGCTGTACTTCTTCTTTAGTCATCTGCCAAGCTTTCTTTCTACTGTTACCACTAATGCGGACTGGCCAAAATCTGCGGTTGCCCGTAATATCACGAAGAAAACCGCTTTCCGCATTGGTAGAACCTACAATCACGCATTGACGGGGATGGCTTTCGACGTTGACCCCATAACTTGCACGGTACTTATCATCTGCCCTTGAAATAAAGGACTTCACAACCTCCACATCCGTCTTACGCATTCCAGCAAGCTCTCCTAGTTCCAGCAACCAATATCCCTGAAGTTTCTCAGCCCCGGATTTATCCTTCATATCTGTAATAGTCAAACTGTCTGAAAACCAGTCTCCAGCAAGCTTAGCAAAGAAGGTTGATTTACCGATTCCTTGAGGACCGTTTAAGATAAGAACACTATCAAACTTTGTACCTGGTCTATAAATACGGGCTACCGCTGCAACCATCGTTTTGCGTATGACTGCTTTTGTATAGGAATTATCTGTTGCACCGAAATAATCAATTAATAGATTATCTACTCGGCTAATACCATCCCATTTTGGCAGGGAGTCCAGATATTCCTTAACAGGATGGTAGGCTCGTTCTGACGCTACAGCTAACACAGCATCTTTGGTCTTGGTAGGGGAATAGACTCCGTATTTACTGCTTAAGTACACCTTAAGAAGCGCGTTATCCGAATCATTCCAACCAGCCTTGATCTGTTCCCAAGGCAGACCACCTTTGGCATCAATCCCATCACGGTGGCAGTTGAAAGCGATATGCTGTAAATTCTCATCATGCCGAATAATCAGAACGATGTTATCCAATGTGTCTTTTATTCGGCCTTGCTTATCCAATTCCAAAGCTGTCTGCCAATCCTCATCACTAAACTCCTCTTCAGCCTGAGCCTGTCTTTCCTTTGCGAACTCAGCTTTTACCGCTTCATCTTTTATAGCAAACTCGCACATTGCCACAAAAGATGGCATCTTACCAGGAACCGTGGTGGTAGAAGCTTTATCATCTAAAGAACCAAATTTATGAATACGAACAAGATCAAAAGCAT
The DNA window shown above is from Thermicanus aegyptius DSM 12793 and carries:
- a CDS encoding DUF1492 domain-containing protein gives rise to the protein MMTAKEFLKQAYRLNELINSDLEELQNLRDLSRSVSSPVLEEKVSKTKSTDPPFEKYVIRIVDLEQQIQQEVERLIKLKSDIREAINQMENVDEKLLLRYRYINFLNWEEICVNLNVSMRTVHRLHSSALQHLKVPK
- a CDS encoding DEAD/DEAH box helicase; protein product: MKYNPHKYQTYATNFILEHPIAAVFLEMGLGKSVITLTAIFDLCLDSFEIGKVLVIAPLRVARDTWPAEINKWEHLKRVEFSVAIGTEQERLAALRKPASVYLINRENVDWLVNKSGIPFDYDMVVIDELSSFKSYGAKRFKSLLKVRPRAKRIVGLTGTPSSNGLMDLWAEFRILDMGKRLGRYITHYRNSFFTPDKRNQQIVFSYKPLPGAEDAIYRLISDITISMKSVDFLKMPECVINEVPVYLNDKEQSVYDHFREEMVLELANEEIDAMNAAVLSGKLLQMANGAVYDDDKNTHIIHDRKLDALEDLIEGANGKPVLIAYWYNHDLERIKARFNVREIKTSKDIKDWNNGDISVAVIHPASAGHGLNLQSGGSTLIWFGLTWSLELYQQTNARLWRQGQNETVVIHHIITKGTIDEDVMRALKRKEKTQSDLINAVKANLGKARGVV
- a CDS encoding VRR-NUC domain-containing protein, whose product is MLEKYIEKKLVAEVKKIGGIAAKFVSPGLDGMPDRLVLLPYGKMAFVELKAPGKKPRPLQIRRIKQLQKLGFTCYVIDDVKQIGGILGEIQSS
- a CDS encoding virulence-associated E family protein, which encodes MKIAVGNSRMDRKWKNKDISWEDFCSRVKTTQRTTETVEEYRKLKKGQQDDIKDVGGFVGGHLKEGRRKKGNVLCRSLLTLDMDYGRPDIWEQISILFDFKCCVYSTHKHTPENPRLRLIVPLAREISEEEYAAVGRMVAKEIGMDLFDDTTYEAHRLMYWPSTSSNGEFVYEEQDGALLDPDVYLSKYQNWRDTSTWPVSSRQSEVINRSLKEQADPLLKEGVVGTFCRAYFVREAIEKFLGAVYAPSAMEGRYDYIPADSSAGVIIYDDKFAYSHHATDPASSLLLNAFDLVRIHKFGSLDDKASTTTVPGKMPSFVAMCEFAIKDEAVKAEFAKERQAQAEEEFSDEDWQTALELDKQGRIKDTLDNIVLIIRHDENLQHIAFNCHRDGIDAKGGLPWEQIKAGWNDSDNALLKVYLSSKYGVYSPTKTKDAVLAVASERAYHPVKEYLDSLPKWDGISRVDNLLIDYFGATDNSYTKAVIRKTMVAAVARIYRPGTKFDSVLILNGPQGIGKSTFFAKLAGDWFSDSLTITDMKDKSGAEKLQGYWLLELGELAGMRKTDVEVVKSFISRADDKYRASYGVNVESHPRQCVIVGSTNAESGFLRDITGNRRFWPVRISGNSRKKAWQMTKEEVQQIWAEALVLYEKGEKLYLEGDDVSMATSEQADAMETDEREGLVRTYLDTLLPDDWDTMSLYERRNFLGGSEFGGGTRVGTVKRTLVCNMEIWCECFGKEASMLKPSDSYAIGAIMRKISEWNKYTGNKNGVVTFPVYGKQRAYSRVEEQR